One window of Candidatus Obscuribacterales bacterium genomic DNA carries:
- a CDS encoding rhodanese-related sulfurtransferase, protein MIIIATFYKFAAIADCAAEQQRLREHSQQLGIKGTILLAQEGINGTIAGSRTAIDQFLAILRQAPSWTDLEVKESYANVPPFERMKVRIRPEIVPLGVPTVSPAEQVGTYVSPDQWNDLISDPDVLVIDTRNDYEVAIGSFQGAQNPQTRSFRDFPNYAQRTLDPQQHPKIAMFCTGGIRCEKASSYLLSQGFEQVYHLQGGILKYLETIPDDQSLWQGECFVFDQRVAVTHGLAIGSCGMCPACGHPVTLEDQASPLYEPGVCCPQCSDRLTEEQKASYRARHQQTLTES, encoded by the coding sequence ATGATTATAATTGCTACCTTTTATAAATTTGCTGCGATCGCTGACTGTGCTGCTGAGCAGCAGAGGTTGCGTGAGCATAGTCAGCAGCTTGGCATTAAGGGCACAATTTTACTGGCCCAAGAAGGCATCAATGGCACCATTGCCGGGTCTCGCACCGCCATCGATCAATTTTTGGCAATTCTGCGTCAAGCTCCTTCCTGGACAGACTTAGAGGTGAAAGAGTCCTATGCTAATGTGCCACCCTTTGAGCGCATGAAAGTTCGCATTCGCCCTGAAATTGTGCCCCTCGGAGTGCCCACTGTGTCGCCAGCCGAGCAAGTCGGTACCTATGTGTCTCCCGATCAGTGGAATGACCTGATTAGCGATCCGGATGTGCTGGTGATTGATACGCGCAATGACTATGAGGTGGCGATCGGTTCATTCCAGGGCGCACAGAATCCCCAGACTCGTTCATTTCGCGACTTTCCCAACTATGCCCAACGCACCCTAGATCCCCAGCAGCATCCCAAAATTGCCATGTTTTGCACCGGGGGCATTCGCTGTGAAAAGGCTTCGTCCTACCTGCTCTCCCAAGGATTTGAGCAGGTCTATCACCTGCAGGGTGGTATTTTGAAGTACCTAGAAACGATCCCCGACGACCAGAGCCTCTGGCAGGGAGAATGTTTTGTGTTTGATCAGAGAGTAGCGGTGACCCACGGCTTGGCGATCGGCTCCTGTGGCATGTGTCCCGCCTGTGGGCATCCTGTCACCTTGGAGGATCAAGCGTCACCGCTCTATGAGCCAGGGGTTTGCTGTCCTCAGTGCAGCGATCGCTTAACAGAGGAACAGAAGGCCAGCTATCGAGCCCGGCATCAGCAGACCCTGACTGAATCGTGA
- the accB gene encoding acetyl-CoA carboxylase biotin carboxyl carrier protein gives MSTCLVEFSFNDLCELLKVVHQTDVAELTLKSDEFELNIRKGGHLAGGAGATVAEMAMPATHLQATAFMADGSNRPAPAPTPPPAVVDPKWVDITAPMVGTFYRSPAPGEPAFVNVGDRVSAGQTVCIVEAMKLMNDIEAEVAGEIVEILVENGESIEYGQPLMRVNPS, from the coding sequence TTGAGTACTTGTCTAGTGGAATTTAGCTTCAATGATCTCTGTGAACTCCTAAAAGTTGTCCATCAAACTGATGTTGCAGAGTTAACTTTAAAAAGCGACGAATTTGAGCTCAACATCCGCAAGGGCGGGCATCTGGCCGGTGGAGCCGGTGCCACCGTTGCGGAGATGGCGATGCCGGCTACCCATCTCCAGGCAACTGCCTTCATGGCTGATGGATCCAACCGACCAGCTCCCGCCCCAACACCTCCCCCCGCTGTGGTGGATCCCAAGTGGGTGGATATTACAGCGCCGATGGTGGGCACGTTTTATCGATCGCCAGCGCCGGGTGAGCCAGCCTTTGTGAATGTGGGCGATCGCGTTTCGGCGGGGCAGACGGTGTGCATTGTGGAAGCCATGAAGCTGATGAATGACATCGAAGCGGAAGTGGCAGGCGAGATTGTGGAAATTCTTGTTGAAAATGGCGAATCCATTGAGTATGGACAGCCGTTGATGCGAGTGAATCCGTCCTAG
- the efp gene encoding elongation factor P, whose amino-acid sequence MISSNDFRPGVSIELDGSVWKVVEFLHVKPGKGSAFVRTKLKNAQTGSVIEKTFRAGETVPQATIEKSVMQHTYKEGEQFVFMDMETYEESRLNADQIGDRVKYLKEGMEVSVVRWNEQIIEVELPNSIVLEVTETDPGVKGDTATGGTKPAIVETGAQVMVPLFISIGERIKIDTRNDSYLGRET is encoded by the coding sequence ATGATTTCCAGCAATGACTTTCGTCCAGGTGTCAGCATTGAATTAGATGGATCGGTGTGGAAGGTAGTTGAATTTCTCCATGTCAAGCCCGGCAAAGGATCAGCCTTTGTGCGGACTAAGCTGAAGAATGCACAAACCGGTAGCGTCATTGAAAAAACCTTCCGAGCTGGGGAAACCGTGCCTCAGGCCACCATTGAAAAAAGCGTGATGCAACATACCTACAAAGAGGGTGAGCAGTTTGTCTTCATGGATATGGAAACCTATGAAGAAAGCCGGCTGAATGCTGACCAAATTGGCGATCGCGTTAAGTACCTGAAAGAAGGGATGGAAGTCAGCGTGGTTCGCTGGAATGAGCAAATCATTGAAGTCGAGCTTCCCAACTCGATTGTGCTGGAGGTCACAGAAACCGATCCGGGTGTGAAGGGCGACACCGCCACCGGAGGCACCAAGCCTGCGATCGTTGAAACCGGCGCACAGGTGATGGTTCCTCTCTTCATTTCGATTGGAGAACGCATCAAAATTGATACCCGTAACGATAGCTATCTTGGGCGAGAAACCTAG
- a CDS encoding peptidylprolyl isomerase, translating to MLNPFTSLVRVQVWHCINHGLLRRTLSAIALTAVILCTTLGLPSAAQALPPGNAITDGRALLRYALPIDNEPVRTLQSSIEDISEALRGRRRLSSVNTNLIRAERILDRADEKLLPSVRSDKQAEAQTLVADIKDDIGRLREAIEAKDKSAIWDGRTAILDKVGLLEEDMVQAFPFEVPAEYSHLAQLKGRATLEVTTTQGSLTMVADGYNAPVTAGNFVDLVQRGFYDGLPFTRAEDFYVVQVGDPPGPEEGFIDPDTGAYRAIPLEVMVEGDSEPVYGVTLEDAGRFLDQPVLPFSSYGTVAMARPGDEPNGASSQFFFFLFEPELTPAGLNLLDGRYAVFGYVVDNKEVLGKLKPGDSIESIRVVDGLDNFIPPQA from the coding sequence ATGTTGAATCCATTTACATCACTGGTTCGAGTCCAGGTTTGGCATTGTATAAACCATGGGCTGCTGCGCCGGACGCTCAGTGCGATCGCCCTTACTGCGGTGATCCTCTGCACAACCTTAGGGCTACCAAGTGCAGCCCAGGCCCTACCGCCCGGTAATGCCATCACCGATGGTCGCGCTCTGTTGCGCTATGCCTTGCCCATTGACAATGAGCCGGTGCGCACCCTGCAATCTAGCATCGAGGATATTTCAGAAGCACTCCGGGGCCGCCGCCGCCTCAGTTCAGTGAATACGAACTTAATTCGGGCAGAGCGAATTTTGGATCGGGCCGATGAAAAGCTCCTGCCCAGTGTGCGCAGCGATAAACAAGCCGAAGCCCAAACCTTAGTAGCTGACATCAAAGATGATATTGGTCGCTTGCGGGAGGCGATCGAGGCCAAAGATAAATCAGCCATCTGGGATGGACGCACCGCCATTCTCGACAAAGTTGGTCTGCTGGAAGAGGATATGGTGCAGGCTTTTCCCTTTGAGGTGCCCGCCGAGTATAGTCACCTAGCGCAGCTCAAGGGTCGGGCTACGTTAGAGGTCACCACCACTCAAGGCAGTCTCACCATGGTGGCAGATGGCTACAACGCGCCGGTGACGGCGGGTAACTTTGTTGATTTGGTGCAGCGTGGCTTCTACGACGGCTTGCCCTTCACCCGTGCCGAAGATTTCTACGTGGTGCAGGTGGGTGATCCACCAGGCCCCGAGGAAGGTTTCATCGATCCCGATACCGGTGCCTACCGCGCCATTCCTCTAGAAGTGATGGTGGAAGGAGATTCTGAGCCAGTTTACGGTGTCACCCTGGAAGATGCTGGACGCTTTTTAGATCAGCCGGTGTTGCCTTTCTCGTCCTACGGCACCGTGGCCATGGCCCGTCCGGGTGACGAACCCAACGGCGCATCATCTCAGTTCTTCTTCTTCCTGTTTGAGCCAGAATTGACACCCGCAGGGCTCAATCTGCTCGATGGACGCTACGCCGTCTTTGGCTATGTGGTGGATAACAAAGAAGTGCTAGGCAAGTTGAAACCCGGTGACTCCATTGAGTCCATTCGTGTGGTGGATGGATTAGACAACTTCATCCCACCCCAAGCCTAG